The proteins below come from a single Gimesia alba genomic window:
- a CDS encoding serine/threonine protein kinase translates to MSSKQEAPSSADQKTRSVLHPREIIKEAGKFCPHAGVVSRGSGMFQEQGRVLLHSRLRMASLFLALASTAFLLRGVWLGEFDQPHDKHIMIQLSVLAGILFAVTGWLWFRSCLCIVRLRICEAITFGAPAGFFIWWHFCELCACDPVLLGKVAFAFPLRTVFPWVILIYTYGFFIPNSLRGVISVVSLMVISPIAGAVMTGMQVPQVSEVLYTGGLSEMIILLLIAGSTAIYGSYRVGSLRREAFDAKSIGMYTLRKQVGSGGMGEVYLAEHRLLKRPCAIKLIRRDKVDDSNVLLRFESEVQATAGLTHPNTIEIYDYGHTEEGTFYYVMEFLPGLNLQEIVERFGALPPERVVYLLKQVCSALAEAHHKGLIHRDIKPGNIFSAERGGLYDVAKLLDFGLVKDSSRSENHSLNLTMEGAVVGSPLYTSPEVVTGDEKPDMRSDIYSLGASVYYLLTGKPVFEGENAIKVMFAHASQPVVPPSSINPRISPELEAIILKCLEKKPEDRFQTAEELSRALNQLEIKAWTQEQASVWWSEAEHLVQHESDEEGVSEDHLKATTILPVNA, encoded by the coding sequence ATGAGTTCAAAACAAGAGGCCCCTTCATCAGCGGACCAGAAAACGAGGTCCGTTTTGCATCCACGGGAAATTATCAAGGAAGCCGGCAAGTTTTGTCCGCATGCAGGCGTGGTCTCGCGTGGTTCCGGCATGTTCCAAGAACAGGGCCGTGTGCTCTTACACAGCCGTCTGCGAATGGCGTCTCTATTTCTGGCTCTGGCATCGACGGCATTTTTGCTTCGCGGCGTCTGGCTGGGAGAATTTGACCAGCCGCACGATAAGCATATCATGATTCAACTTTCGGTTTTGGCAGGCATTCTGTTTGCTGTTACCGGTTGGCTATGGTTCCGCTCCTGCCTTTGTATTGTTCGTTTACGGATCTGTGAAGCGATTACCTTTGGAGCGCCGGCTGGTTTTTTCATCTGGTGGCATTTCTGTGAACTATGCGCCTGCGACCCCGTGTTGCTCGGGAAAGTTGCGTTTGCCTTTCCACTAAGAACGGTCTTTCCCTGGGTGATTTTGATTTACACGTATGGATTCTTTATCCCCAATTCCTTGCGGGGCGTGATTTCTGTGGTGAGTCTGATGGTCATCAGCCCGATTGCAGGGGCCGTGATGACGGGGATGCAGGTACCGCAGGTTTCTGAGGTGCTTTATACCGGTGGCTTATCGGAAATGATCATTTTATTGCTGATTGCCGGCAGTACGGCCATATATGGATCGTATCGTGTGGGGAGTCTGCGGCGCGAAGCCTTCGACGCCAAAAGTATCGGCATGTATACGCTGCGCAAGCAGGTGGGCAGTGGAGGCATGGGAGAAGTCTATCTGGCAGAGCACCGTCTGCTAAAGCGACCATGTGCGATTAAACTGATTCGACGTGATAAGGTCGACGACAGCAACGTTCTGCTGCGGTTTGAAAGTGAAGTACAGGCCACCGCTGGTTTAACGCACCCCAATACGATTGAGATCTACGACTACGGTCATACGGAAGAGGGAACCTTTTATTACGTGATGGAGTTCCTGCCGGGACTCAATCTGCAGGAGATCGTCGAGCGTTTTGGGGCGTTGCCTCCGGAGCGAGTTGTTTATCTATTGAAGCAAGTCTGCTCGGCACTGGCAGAAGCACACCACAAGGGATTGATTCATCGAGACATCAAGCCGGGCAATATCTTCTCTGCAGAGCGGGGCGGTCTGTATGATGTTGCCAAGCTACTCGATTTTGGCCTGGTGAAAGACAGCAGTCGTTCGGAGAACCATTCTCTGAATCTGACGATGGAAGGGGCCGTGGTCGGTTCGCCCCTTTATACCAGCCCGGAAGTGGTGACGGGCGATGAAAAGCCGGATATGCGATCTGATATCTATTCGTTAGGGGCGAGCGTCTATTATCTGTTGACGGGCAAACCGGTATTTGAAGGCGAAAATGCGATCAAGGTCATGTTCGCACATGCCAGTCAGCCCGTGGTTCCGCCGTCATCAATCAATCCTCGGATTTCACCCGAACTGGAAGCCATTATTCTGAAGTGTCTGGAAAAGAAACCGGAAGATCGTTTTCAGACGGCTGAAGAATTGAGTCGTGCTCTGAATCAGTTAGAGATTAAAGCGTGGACTCAGGAACAGGCGTCAGTATGGTGGTCGGAGGCGGAACATCTTGTGCAACATGAATCCGATGAGGAAGGAGTCTCGGAGGACCATCTGAAAGCCACGACAATCCTGCCAGTGAATGCTTGA
- a CDS encoding DNA-binding transcriptional response regulator: protein MSVKHDKINQAATPAFAEDAESQMRSRDTADLDLSDNDAHESHLLLSQRQLIPPRLKVLFVSTQRPVWVSLALRLDAIGCSEPRLEWVSTSEEALTLLRNDSFDCILLQLNAETKATRLELLNAIRMSGCHEPVVLMLASPDDQVVLAACENQAEVLISPALWESPALLGVMKRAMLVHELHEENHRLQVDNHRRLVRERDEAERLLNQQRSMVEELQTLTYPNEFEESERDLLLGDSQKQTNSEATSVEFPIPQEVQDYYHELLRTYVIMGSGSLKEEILQIAELLSAANLPPRHVLEFHLQCVEVIVRGLGNRSSRHVMSRADLLALEMMVHLGECYQKISD, encoded by the coding sequence ATGAGCGTGAAGCATGACAAGATCAATCAGGCAGCGACCCCTGCATTCGCAGAAGATGCAGAAAGTCAGATGAGGTCCCGAGACACGGCAGATTTAGATCTCTCTGACAACGATGCACACGAATCACACCTGCTCTTATCTCAGCGTCAGTTAATTCCCCCGCGTCTGAAAGTACTGTTTGTCAGTACGCAGAGACCTGTCTGGGTCAGCCTGGCTTTACGACTGGATGCCATTGGCTGTTCGGAGCCTCGATTAGAGTGGGTTTCGACTTCGGAAGAAGCCCTGACCCTGCTGCGAAATGACAGCTTTGATTGTATTCTGCTGCAACTGAACGCTGAGACCAAAGCGACTCGACTGGAATTGTTAAATGCGATTCGGATGAGTGGCTGTCATGAACCTGTCGTGCTGATGCTAGCTTCACCCGATGACCAGGTTGTACTGGCGGCTTGTGAAAATCAGGCTGAAGTTTTAATCTCACCGGCGTTGTGGGAGTCTCCGGCGCTGCTGGGGGTGATGAAGCGGGCGATGCTGGTTCATGAGTTGCACGAAGAGAATCACCGGTTACAGGTCGACAATCATCGACGCCTGGTTCGGGAGCGGGATGAAGCAGAACGGTTGTTGAATCAGCAACGTTCGATGGTGGAAGAATTGCAGACGCTCACCTATCCGAATGAATTCGAGGAGTCTGAACGCGATTTGCTGTTGGGAGACAGTCAGAAACAAACGAATTCAGAGGCGACCTCTGTTGAGTTTCCGATTCCGCAAGAAGTTCAGGATTACTATCACGAACTGTTGCGAACGTATGTGATTATGGGATCGGGGAGTCTCAAAGAAGAAATCCTGCAAATCGCAGAGTTACTGTCTGCTGCCAATCTGCCCCCCCGCCACGTTCTGGAATTTCATCTCCAATGCGTGGAAGTGATTGTGCGGGGGTTGGGAAATCGCAGTTCGCGGCATGTGATGTCACGCGCTGACTTACTGGCGCTGGAGATGATGGTTCATCTGGGTGAGTGTTATCAGAAAATTTCTGATTGA
- a CDS encoding dihydroorotate dehydrogenase electron transfer subunit → MTTVSEFSDCASPQYLSATVVEQEQMARDTYRLRLECPPIADVILPGQFFMVREPGVNDPLLGRPFALYDTYLDDSGTPVGFDFGYVVVGKLTARMTHWQPGDQVEIWGPLGNGFPQPGSGSLVMVAGGIGQTPFLATAREALKQREYGQPRRTLNTFPDQVSLLYGARSKEYLAGLDDFRLDGLDVEVATDDGSFGHHGYVTELLQKRIDSSAPPATIFCCGPEPMMEAVSQMALKAKISCWLSLETPMACGFGACFSCVAKVRINEEEWDYRRTCVEGPVFNAETLVF, encoded by the coding sequence ATGACAACTGTCTCGGAATTCAGTGATTGTGCCTCGCCGCAATATCTCTCTGCAACCGTGGTAGAACAGGAACAGATGGCACGCGACACGTATCGCTTGCGGCTGGAATGCCCTCCGATTGCAGATGTAATTTTGCCAGGACAATTCTTTATGGTGCGGGAGCCGGGAGTAAATGACCCGTTGCTCGGACGTCCGTTTGCACTCTACGATACATACCTCGATGATTCGGGAACCCCTGTTGGTTTTGACTTTGGTTATGTAGTCGTTGGCAAATTAACCGCACGCATGACGCACTGGCAACCAGGCGACCAGGTGGAAATCTGGGGCCCGCTTGGAAACGGGTTTCCGCAGCCGGGAAGTGGCTCACTGGTGATGGTGGCAGGCGGCATCGGTCAAACTCCGTTTCTGGCGACAGCCCGCGAAGCATTGAAGCAGCGAGAGTATGGACAGCCGCGGCGGACTCTGAACACATTCCCGGATCAAGTCAGTTTACTCTACGGGGCGCGTTCGAAAGAATATCTGGCGGGGCTGGATGATTTTCGTCTGGACGGACTGGATGTCGAAGTGGCGACAGATGACGGTTCTTTTGGACATCATGGTTATGTGACCGAATTGTTACAGAAACGCATTGATAGTTCCGCGCCGCCAGCAACCATATTCTGTTGTGGGCCGGAACCGATGATGGAAGCAGTCAGCCAGATGGCACTGAAAGCCAAGATCTCGTGCTGGTTGTCGCTGGAAACGCCAATGGCATGCGGGTTTGGTGCCTGCTTCAGTTGTGTGGCCAAAGTACGGATCAATGAAGAAGAATGGGATTACCGCCGCACTTGTGTGGAAGGTCCCGTGTTCAACGCGGAAACGCTGGTATTTTAG
- a CDS encoding pseudouridine synthase, whose translation MSPRTPAQSDSDADQPTNDAELIRLQKFLAATGLGSRRHCEEYIETGRVTVDGEAVTELGAKVDPESQVICVDGERVRLQPRRYYLLNKPTGFLCTNNDPAGRRRVVDLFPNDGQRLFTVGRLDENSEGLILVTNDGALAERLAHPRYKVARTYQVQVAGNPAREKLDELRKGVRFKEGVFRVSGLKYLKKQGKSTFLELTLHEGQNREIRRMMARIGHKVIQLMRVRFGPLNIGKLKTGEYRRLTDWELKKLREMLNEKHSPTIRHRKGRKNVSHGKSRSTRGAAGKKTSDKKPYDKKPAGAGKKRGTTSSGPKISSPKTSSGRRIIGDVQEKRTRQGKRK comes from the coding sequence ATGAGTCCCCGTACACCTGCTCAATCCGATTCCGATGCGGATCAACCTACCAACGATGCGGAATTAATCCGTCTGCAGAAATTTCTTGCTGCGACTGGCCTGGGTTCCCGCCGCCACTGTGAAGAGTACATTGAAACAGGTCGGGTGACCGTCGATGGCGAGGCAGTCACCGAATTAGGAGCGAAGGTCGATCCGGAATCGCAAGTGATCTGTGTGGATGGCGAACGAGTGCGTCTACAGCCACGCCGCTATTATCTGTTGAATAAACCGACGGGATTTCTCTGCACCAACAATGATCCGGCTGGGCGCAGAAGAGTCGTCGATCTGTTTCCCAATGATGGCCAGCGTCTGTTTACCGTTGGGCGACTGGATGAAAACAGCGAAGGCTTGATCCTGGTCACGAACGACGGTGCACTGGCTGAGAGACTGGCGCATCCCCGTTATAAGGTGGCGCGGACCTATCAGGTGCAGGTCGCAGGGAATCCAGCACGCGAAAAACTGGACGAGTTACGCAAAGGGGTACGCTTCAAAGAAGGCGTCTTTCGTGTCTCCGGGTTGAAATATTTGAAAAAGCAGGGGAAGAGTACATTTCTGGAACTGACGCTGCACGAAGGTCAGAACCGGGAAATTCGCCGTATGATGGCACGCATTGGTCATAAAGTGATTCAACTGATGCGCGTGCGATTTGGGCCACTGAATATTGGCAAACTCAAAACGGGTGAATATCGGCGATTGACCGACTGGGAACTGAAAAAATTGCGGGAGATGTTAAACGAAAAACATTCTCCCACGATTCGTCACCGTAAGGGGCGAAAAAATGTGTCGCACGGAAAATCCCGATCTACCCGTGGTGCTGCCGGGAAAAAAACGTCAGACAAAAAGCCTTATGATAAAAAGCCGGCGGGAGCTGGTAAAAAACGGGGAACAACCTCATCAGGCCCGAAAATATCGAGTCCGAAAACATCCTCGGGACGTCGAATCATCGGCGATGTTCAAGAGAAGCGAACGCGTCAAGGAAAGCGGAAATGA
- a CDS encoding sigma-70 family RNA polymerase sigma factor, whose amino-acid sequence MFMYSAVADNSSESESFSELGARALVADQAKPCQCELLSVKKAARIKKYCVTRELQKRAEKICSTEIEYVFSDHFVQADAGEQILQPLHKLCLELNPGIDEESEGVAIHYAPLYSVPLLEKEQEVILFKGMNYLKYRAAVLRDTIDLKSPCVGVLDRIEQKLKDAHRLRDYIIQANLRLVVSIAKSLTDRANSFEEIVSDGQMPLIRAVEIFDIDRGNRFSTYGTWAIRNFLFRSTKKGRKYRKTFVSGVESAAMGLSDFRSTPRSHESYHRSIQKVLKQVLHTLDEREQLILKRRFGLYQSDTPEKFREIADDLGISTERVRQLTIRSLQRMRDVIEEQNLEIPEIPEII is encoded by the coding sequence ATGTTTATGTATAGTGCCGTCGCGGACAATTCATCAGAGTCAGAGTCTTTTTCAGAGCTGGGGGCGCGTGCGCTGGTTGCCGATCAGGCGAAGCCCTGCCAGTGCGAGTTGCTGTCGGTCAAAAAAGCAGCCCGGATAAAAAAGTACTGTGTCACGCGAGAATTGCAGAAGCGCGCAGAGAAAATTTGCTCCACGGAAATTGAATATGTCTTCAGCGATCATTTCGTTCAGGCGGACGCCGGTGAGCAGATTCTGCAGCCGTTACACAAACTTTGTCTGGAATTAAATCCTGGAATTGATGAGGAATCTGAGGGAGTGGCGATTCACTATGCCCCCCTTTATTCAGTGCCTTTGCTGGAAAAAGAGCAGGAAGTGATTTTATTCAAGGGCATGAACTATCTGAAGTACAGAGCTGCCGTATTGCGAGACACAATCGATTTAAAGTCTCCCTGTGTGGGTGTCTTGGATCGAATTGAGCAGAAGCTGAAGGACGCGCATCGATTGCGTGATTATATCATTCAGGCGAATTTGCGGTTGGTAGTTTCGATTGCCAAGAGCCTGACGGATCGCGCGAATTCTTTTGAAGAGATCGTGAGCGATGGTCAAATGCCGTTGATTCGAGCAGTCGAGATCTTTGACATCGATCGCGGCAACCGTTTCAGCACCTATGGCACGTGGGCGATTCGCAACTTCCTGTTTCGCTCGACGAAAAAGGGTCGGAAATACCGGAAAACCTTTGTGAGCGGTGTCGAGTCGGCAGCGATGGGGTTAAGTGATTTTCGTTCGACTCCTCGTTCGCATGAATCGTATCACCGTTCGATTCAGAAAGTCTTAAAGCAGGTGTTGCACACCCTGGATGAACGTGAGCAGCTGATTCTGAAGCGGCGTTTTGGATTGTATCAATCAGATACTCCAGAAAAGTTTCGTGAAATCGCGGATGATCTGGGCATCAGTACCGAGCGCGTCAGGCAGCTCACGATTCGCTCGCTGCAGCGGATGCGGGATGTGATTGAAGAGCAAAATCTGGAAATACCGGAAATTCCCGAAATCATTTGA
- the aceE gene encoding pyruvate dehydrogenase (acetyl-transferring), homodimeric type, whose protein sequence is MAEQTVTGAVPGVDPAELEEWFESLDDLIIRYGKERVKNVLAILQERAYRQGVTMPFTANTPYINTIPLDEQTPFPGNREIERRIKSIIRWNAMAMVVRANKDHDGIGGHISTYASAATLWEVGFNHFFHSRTEDHSGDVVYFQGHASPGVYARAFVEGRLTEENLERFRQELPRGGGLSSYPHPWLMPDFWQFPTVSMGLGPIMSIYHARFLRYLHNRGIMDTSKSKVWCFVGDGETDEPETLGAITLASREHLDNLIFVINCNLQRLDGPVRGNGKIIQELEAAFRGAGWNCLKVIWGSDWDHLLAEDDNGVLVKRMGEVVDGQYQKYVVEPGSYIREHFFGENPELAKMAEHLSDDQIKRMGRGGHDPEKVYAAFNAAVNHTGSPTVILAKTIKGYGLGEAGEGRNVAHNVKKANEEELRDFRSRFGIPIRDEDVKNTPFYKPEANSPEMQYLQKKREELGGYLPKRTPTEERLETPTLESLEKFMNSMAGKNGSTTGAFGILLGNLLRDKVIGKRIVPIIPDEARTFGMEGLFKQCGIYASQGQLYEPVDRDQLMYYREAKDGQILEEGINEAGAISSFIAAGTAYSNQGVNMIPFYVYYSMFGFQRVGDLVWAAADSRTKGFLVGGTSGRTTLNGEGLQHQDGHSHLMASTVPTLLAYDPAYAYELAVIIQEGMRRMYQEGEEIFYYLSVYNENYEMAPMPEGDHIVDGIINGIYKFRSQEVETPAVSMRPQLFGSGPILREVLRAQEMLAEKFSIATDVWSVTSYNQLARNIKDVERENRLHPDAEPKKSYVETTFEGVQGPFIASSDNIKLVADQIREGIPGNYCVLGTDGFGRSETRESLRRHFEIDAENIVVATLVSLAEEGQFDKSKLPAIIKELGIDPEKVNPRLA, encoded by the coding sequence ATGGCAGAACAAACAGTTACAGGTGCTGTGCCTGGAGTCGATCCAGCAGAACTTGAAGAATGGTTTGAATCACTGGACGATCTCATCATCCGGTATGGTAAGGAAAGAGTCAAAAATGTCTTAGCCATTTTGCAGGAACGTGCATACCGTCAGGGAGTGACGATGCCTTTCACTGCAAATACGCCTTACATCAATACAATCCCCCTCGATGAGCAGACTCCATTCCCCGGCAATCGGGAAATTGAGCGGCGAATTAAAAGTATCATCCGCTGGAATGCGATGGCGATGGTGGTGCGTGCCAACAAAGATCACGATGGAATCGGCGGACACATTTCAACCTATGCTTCTGCGGCCACGCTTTGGGAAGTCGGCTTTAATCACTTCTTCCATTCTCGCACAGAAGATCACTCAGGTGATGTCGTTTACTTTCAGGGACATGCTTCTCCCGGCGTTTACGCTCGTGCGTTTGTCGAAGGCCGCTTAACAGAAGAAAACCTGGAACGCTTCCGACAGGAACTGCCACGGGGCGGCGGACTTTCTTCGTACCCGCACCCCTGGTTGATGCCTGACTTCTGGCAGTTTCCGACGGTCTCAATGGGACTTGGTCCCATTATGTCGATCTATCACGCGCGGTTCCTGCGTTACCTGCATAACCGCGGCATCATGGATACTTCCAAATCCAAAGTCTGGTGTTTTGTCGGCGATGGTGAAACAGACGAACCGGAAACATTGGGCGCCATCACACTCGCCTCACGCGAGCATCTGGACAACCTGATTTTCGTGATTAACTGTAACCTGCAGCGTCTGGACGGACCGGTACGTGGAAACGGCAAGATCATTCAGGAACTCGAAGCTGCCTTCCGTGGTGCAGGCTGGAACTGCCTGAAAGTCATCTGGGGCAGTGACTGGGATCACCTGCTCGCCGAAGACGACAACGGCGTCCTTGTGAAACGCATGGGTGAAGTCGTCGACGGTCAGTATCAGAAATACGTCGTCGAACCCGGCTCTTACATTCGCGAGCACTTCTTCGGCGAAAATCCGGAACTGGCGAAAATGGCAGAACATCTTTCCGACGATCAGATTAAACGCATGGGGCGTGGCGGTCATGATCCGGAAAAAGTCTACGCCGCCTTTAATGCCGCCGTGAATCATACCGGATCGCCAACGGTCATTCTGGCTAAAACCATCAAAGGCTACGGTCTCGGTGAAGCCGGAGAAGGTCGCAACGTCGCCCACAACGTGAAAAAAGCCAACGAGGAAGAACTGAGAGATTTCCGCTCTCGCTTCGGAATTCCCATCCGGGACGAAGATGTGAAAAATACTCCCTTCTACAAGCCGGAAGCAAACAGTCCCGAAATGCAGTACCTGCAGAAAAAACGGGAAGAATTGGGTGGCTACCTCCCCAAACGAACACCGACCGAAGAACGCCTCGAAACCCCCACGCTGGAATCGCTTGAGAAATTCATGAACAGCATGGCCGGCAAAAATGGTTCAACCACCGGTGCCTTCGGTATTCTGTTGGGTAACCTGCTGCGTGACAAAGTCATCGGTAAACGCATCGTTCCCATCATCCCCGACGAAGCCCGCACCTTCGGGATGGAAGGCCTGTTTAAACAATGCGGAATTTACGCCAGCCAGGGTCAGCTCTATGAACCAGTCGACCGTGATCAGCTGATGTACTATCGCGAAGCCAAAGACGGCCAGATTCTGGAAGAAGGCATCAACGAAGCAGGTGCCATTTCCTCTTTCATCGCAGCCGGAACGGCTTACTCGAACCAGGGCGTGAACATGATTCCGTTCTACGTCTACTACTCGATGTTCGGTTTCCAGCGCGTCGGTGATCTCGTCTGGGCTGCCGCGGATTCACGCACCAAAGGCTTCCTGGTCGGCGGAACTTCGGGCCGAACCACACTTAACGGAGAAGGACTCCAGCATCAGGACGGACACAGCCATCTAATGGCATCTACCGTCCCCACACTCCTGGCATACGATCCTGCTTACGCCTATGAATTGGCAGTGATCATTCAGGAAGGGATGCGTCGCATGTATCAGGAAGGCGAAGAGATCTTCTATTATCTTTCCGTCTACAACGAAAACTACGAAATGGCTCCCATGCCGGAAGGCGATCACATCGTTGACGGCATCATCAACGGGATCTACAAATTCCGCTCACAAGAAGTGGAAACACCGGCTGTTTCTATGCGTCCGCAACTGTTTGGTAGTGGTCCCATCCTGCGAGAAGTGCTCCGCGCTCAGGAGATGCTGGCAGAGAAATTCAGCATCGCCACCGACGTCTGGAGTGTCACCAGTTACAACCAGTTGGCTCGAAACATCAAAGATGTCGAACGCGAAAACCGTCTGCATCCCGATGCCGAACCGAAGAAATCGTATGTCGAAACGACCTTCGAAGGTGTCCAGGGACCATTCATCGCGTCCAGCGATAATATCAAACTGGTCGCCGATCAGATCCGTGAAGGAATTCCCGGGAACTACTGTGTTCTCGGAACCGATGGGTTCGGCCGCAGTGAGACGCGTGAATCACTGCGACGTCACTTCGAAATTGACGCAGAAAACATCGTCGTCGCAACCCTGGTCTCACTGGCCGAAGAAGGTCAGTTCGATAAATCAAAACTGCCCGCCATCATTAAAGAACTCGGAATTGATCCGGAGAAAGTCAATCCTCGGCTCGCATAA
- a CDS encoding 2-oxo acid dehydrogenase subunit E2, which yields MATEFKLPEVSEGVETADVGQISVAVGDAVEEGQVLMDIETDKAVVQLESPYSGTIAALNVAEGDSVPIGAVLLSIEQSNGAPAASAPEAKTEEPAKQEAPAPETKPEPEAKPEPAAQAAPAAPQPAATPAQASGSSDKTPVPAGPATRRLARKLGVDLHQVSGSGPGGRVTQEDVETYVKNLIAGGGPAGGGGGGIAVPPLPDFSQFGEVERTKMKKLARVSANNLSLSWQVVPHVTQHDLADITDLETARKLFISKPNYSGPKVTMTALAMKAIAIALHEFPVFNSSLDTQTDEIVFKKFINIGVAVDTENGLVVPVVKDVDKKNIITIAQEMNTLAIKARDRKLEMSDMQGGTFTITNLGGLGGTSFTPIVNYPEVAILGMSRSRNEFQLINDNPVPRLMLPLSLSYDHRVINGADAARFIVRLSSLLSDPFNLLVDC from the coding sequence ATGGCTACTGAATTTAAACTTCCCGAAGTAAGTGAAGGTGTCGAAACGGCGGATGTCGGGCAAATCTCTGTCGCGGTAGGTGATGCCGTGGAAGAGGGGCAGGTCCTGATGGACATCGAAACGGACAAAGCCGTTGTCCAACTCGAATCCCCCTACAGTGGAACCATCGCCGCCCTGAATGTGGCAGAAGGCGACTCCGTTCCCATTGGTGCGGTTTTGCTTTCAATTGAACAATCAAATGGTGCCCCCGCAGCATCTGCTCCTGAAGCGAAAACGGAAGAACCAGCCAAGCAAGAAGCTCCGGCTCCCGAAACGAAGCCAGAGCCTGAAGCCAAACCAGAACCAGCAGCGCAAGCAGCTCCTGCTGCACCACAACCAGCGGCGACTCCCGCACAGGCATCTGGTTCATCCGATAAAACTCCCGTGCCCGCCGGACCTGCCACGCGGCGTCTGGCCCGCAAACTGGGTGTCGACCTGCATCAAGTCAGCGGCTCGGGCCCCGGAGGCCGTGTCACGCAGGAAGATGTGGAAACCTATGTCAAAAACCTGATCGCCGGCGGTGGCCCTGCTGGCGGCGGTGGCGGTGGAATTGCTGTTCCCCCTCTGCCCGACTTCAGCCAGTTTGGCGAAGTCGAACGCACGAAGATGAAAAAACTCGCGCGTGTCTCTGCTAACAACCTCAGCCTCTCCTGGCAGGTTGTCCCTCACGTCACACAACACGATCTGGCCGACATCACGGACCTGGAAACCGCACGCAAACTGTTCATTTCCAAACCGAACTACTCTGGCCCCAAAGTGACCATGACGGCACTCGCAATGAAAGCCATTGCCATCGCCCTGCATGAGTTCCCTGTGTTTAACTCCAGCCTCGACACACAAACCGATGAAATCGTATTCAAGAAATTCATCAACATCGGTGTCGCCGTGGATACGGAAAATGGTCTGGTCGTCCCCGTCGTTAAAGATGTCGACAAGAAAAACATCATCACCATTGCCCAGGAAATGAACACGCTGGCCATCAAAGCCCGTGACCGTAAACTGGAAATGAGCGACATGCAAGGCGGCACCTTTACCATCACCAACCTCGGTGGACTGGGCGGTACCTCATTCACGCCTATCGTGAACTATCCGGAAGTCGCCATTCTGGGTATGTCCCGTTCCCGGAATGAATTCCAGCTGATAAACGATAATCCCGTGCCGCGCCTGATGCTGCCACTGTCGCTCTCTTACGACCATCGGGTGATTAACGGTGCTGACGCAGCCCGCTTTATCGTACGCCTTTCCAGTTTGCTCTCTGATCCATTCAATCTTCTGGTTGACTGCTAA